Proteins encoded by one window of Lactobacillus sp. ESL0684:
- the murD gene encoding UDP-N-acetylmuramoyl-L-alanine--D-glutamate ligase, translating into MKQLNKYRNKNILVLGLGKSGFAVSNLLLKLGAKLTLNDQADLNDNQQAQQLAQKGVHIISGYHPLELLAQEQFDYLVKNPGIPYDNPLVKKAQELQIPIITEPEVALSVSDAPYVCITGSNGKTTTVMLTQQILERHLSDSGHHAYAVGNIGKPISEVVNHVTKDDVLVVEMSSFQLLGVTDLDPKIAAIIDIYNNVHLDYHKTFANYVAAKLNVTKTQSSEHYLIANYDQKEIFAQEQQITKAKIQTFSEKDSQADYFIADGYLQSKTGKIMPISEMRLPGIHNQQNALVAIAIANLLGASNSDICSVLKTFTGAKHRLQYVTTLAGRKVYNDSKSTNIEAASVAIPSFDQPEILIAGGLDRGFSFDALVPLLKKHVKAVVLYGETRYLLADAARKAGIKQIEIEDTLQVAVPKAYELSSVGDVLLFSPACASWDQFKTFEERGDCFIKLIEDLKTN; encoded by the coding sequence ATGAAGCAACTAAATAAATATCGAAATAAAAATATTTTAGTGTTAGGATTAGGTAAAAGTGGTTTTGCAGTAAGTAATTTATTGCTGAAACTCGGTGCAAAGCTAACTTTAAATGATCAGGCAGATCTAAATGATAATCAGCAGGCGCAGCAACTAGCCCAAAAAGGTGTTCATATTATTAGTGGGTATCATCCACTTGAATTGTTAGCGCAGGAGCAATTTGACTATTTGGTAAAGAACCCCGGAATTCCTTATGATAATCCGTTGGTAAAAAAGGCACAGGAATTACAAATTCCGATTATTACAGAACCAGAAGTTGCTTTAAGTGTAAGCGATGCGCCCTATGTCTGTATTACTGGATCAAATGGTAAAACTACGACAGTAATGCTAACTCAACAGATTTTGGAGCGCCACTTGTCTGATAGTGGACACCATGCATACGCTGTCGGTAACATTGGCAAGCCAATTTCTGAAGTTGTTAATCATGTAACCAAAGATGATGTTTTAGTAGTTGAAATGTCAAGTTTTCAACTACTAGGAGTAACTGATCTTGATCCTAAAATAGCGGCAATTATCGATATTTATAATAATGTCCATCTTGATTATCATAAGACCTTTGCCAACTATGTAGCTGCCAAGTTAAATGTCACTAAAACTCAGAGTAGTGAGCATTATCTAATCGCCAATTATGATCAGAAAGAAATTTTTGCTCAAGAACAACAAATAACTAAAGCGAAGATTCAAACTTTTTCCGAAAAAGATAGCCAAGCTGATTATTTTATTGCTGATGGTTATTTACAAAGTAAAACTGGCAAAATTATGCCAATATCAGAAATGAGATTACCTGGTATACACAACCAACAAAATGCGTTAGTTGCGATTGCAATTGCGAATTTGTTGGGCGCAAGTAATTCAGATATTTGTAGTGTTTTGAAGACATTTACTGGAGCTAAACATCGATTGCAATATGTGACAACGCTAGCAGGTCGGAAAGTTTATAATGATTCTAAGTCCACTAATATTGAAGCAGCTTCTGTTGCGATTCCGTCTTTTGATCAGCCTGAAATCTTGATTGCTGGAGGTTTAGATCGAGGTTTTAGTTTCGACGCACTAGTTCCATTACTAAAAAAACACGTTAAGGCTGTTGTACTTTATGGAGAAACACGATATTTGCTGGCAGATGCGGCACGTAAGGCTGGAATTAAGCAAATTGAGATTGAAGACACCTTGCAAGTTGCTGTACCTAAGGCATATGAACTTTCTAGTGTTGGTGATGTATTACTGTTTTCTCCTGCCTGTGCTTCATGGGATCAATTTAAAACCTTTGAAGAACGTGGCGATTGTTTTATAAAATTAATTGAGGATTTAAAGACAAATTAA
- the mraY gene encoding phospho-N-acetylmuramoyl-pentapeptide-transferase, whose translation MLINSIIALVSSLVLTGFILPWMIIFMRSHHEGQEIRDEGPKWHQKKSGTPTMGGVVFVLAAAVSTIWVAMWQHELNKSIWILVISLLGYGVIGFLDDAIKLFFKRNLGLRAWQKLLLQILIAAVVVGLAASDGFKFKLFIPFVGTVTSVILFIAFVVFWLVGFSNAVNLSDGLDGLATGLSILAYGTYAYLAIKQHNSAVLFFCMSVIGGLISFFIFNHKPAKIFMGDAGSLALGGGLAVVSILLNRPWSLLLIGIVFVCETASVILQVISFQTTGKRIFKMTPIHHHFEMIGWSEWKVDGVFWLIGLIGSFLYIVIWG comes from the coding sequence ATGCTCATTAATAGTATTATTGCATTGGTTAGTTCACTAGTATTAACAGGATTTATTTTACCTTGGATGATTATTTTTATGCGTAGTCATCATGAAGGACAGGAAATTCGCGATGAGGGTCCTAAATGGCATCAAAAAAAGTCAGGTACGCCAACAATGGGAGGAGTCGTTTTTGTTTTAGCAGCGGCTGTTTCTACTATTTGGGTGGCAATGTGGCAACATGAGCTAAATAAAAGTATTTGGATTTTAGTAATTAGTCTATTAGGTTATGGTGTTATTGGCTTTCTTGATGATGCGATCAAGCTCTTTTTTAAGCGTAATTTAGGTTTGCGGGCATGGCAAAAGTTGCTGCTGCAAATTTTAATTGCGGCAGTAGTAGTAGGATTAGCCGCTAGTGATGGCTTTAAGTTTAAGCTATTTATTCCGTTTGTAGGAACTGTAACCAGCGTAATTTTATTTATTGCCTTTGTTGTATTTTGGTTAGTTGGATTTTCTAATGCGGTCAATCTTTCGGATGGCCTAGATGGCCTAGCTACTGGGCTATCGATTCTGGCATATGGTACTTATGCTTATTTAGCTATTAAGCAGCACAATTCTGCTGTTTTATTCTTTTGTATGAGTGTGATTGGCGGATTAATTTCGTTCTTTATTTTTAATCATAAACCGGCTAAGATTTTTATGGGTGATGCTGGTTCACTTGCTTTAGGAGGCGGATTGGCCGTAGTCAGTATCCTCTTGAATCGACCATGGTCATTATTATTGATTGGCATTGTATTTGTTTGTGAAACCGCAAGTGTTATTTTACAAGTAATTTCGTTTCAAACTACAGGGAAAAGAATTTTTAAAATGACACCAATTCATCATCATTTTGAAATGATTGGTTGGAGTGAATGGAAAGTTGATGGAGTCTTTTGGTTAATTGGCTTAATCGGTAGTTTTTTATATATAGTAATCTGGGGCTAA
- a CDS encoding penicillin-binding transpeptidase domain-containing protein: protein MKQSINNLRSQKSKAHGYRFTVGRCLQVAAALVFLVFVGRFLYLGISQTVNGRNLSQRTEQLYKRNQVLKASRGTIYDRNGLAVAQDSHLYTVYAILDKTSINYKNKPEYVVNKSKTADKLATVLPISASKILQYLNPSHSAFQVQFGAAGSGLTKRQRDQIVKMKLPGIKFFETPARLYPNGNFASHIVGYAEPEYDKKTNTENLVGTMGLEAWYNDLLSGKDGTQISSVDAANYQAPNHAQSYRAPKNGNDLYLTIDSQLQDYLENRLSDVQQTYNPVSMTAVVEDMKTGKILAASQRPTFNPQTKKGMDKSYRNILVQDTFEPGSVFKVLTLSAAVDSGNYHPNQYYNSGSVSVGGSVIHDWQSSGWGSIPFSQAFPRSSNTGFVHLEQQMGAKTWHKYLKKFRINQKTGVTLPGEQSGLLAFKSPVDQAVTSFGQGVNVNVMQMMQAFSSLANEGQMVKPQFVEKETDASGKTIKSYQVQDVGDPVYSKQTAQVVLKNMKRVLNKRIGTGATYRMDHQSIAIKTGTAQIANPHGGYLKGDNNYIFSVVGVTPAKKPRYCVYITMKQPRRMVKPAETILASIFKPVMNRTILMSKNEHDTTKLVTVPNLTKMSFQSAKQKASQLGLKLVKLGRGNKITAQAENKKMQVGNKLFVRTTKKITCPEMHGWTLNDLQQFATLADIKLDLKGSGVVQKQSIKPGATIKPGTKLKIELKE, encoded by the coding sequence ATGAAACAAAGTATTAATAATTTGCGATCACAAAAATCCAAAGCCCACGGCTACCGTTTTACAGTGGGGAGATGTCTCCAAGTAGCTGCGGCTTTGGTTTTTCTTGTATTTGTAGGAAGATTTTTATATTTAGGAATTTCACAAACCGTTAATGGCAGAAACTTGAGTCAAAGAACTGAACAGTTATATAAACGGAATCAGGTTTTAAAGGCATCTCGCGGTACGATCTATGATCGGAATGGATTAGCAGTGGCACAAGACTCGCATCTTTATACGGTTTATGCGATCTTAGATAAAACTTCAATAAATTATAAAAATAAACCAGAATATGTGGTTAATAAATCTAAAACAGCCGATAAATTAGCGACTGTACTACCTATATCTGCAAGTAAAATTTTGCAATATCTGAATCCTAGTCATTCAGCTTTCCAGGTTCAGTTTGGTGCAGCTGGAAGTGGACTGACTAAACGTCAGCGTGATCAAATAGTCAAGATGAAGTTGCCAGGAATTAAGTTTTTTGAGACTCCAGCTAGGTTGTATCCCAATGGTAATTTTGCTTCTCACATAGTTGGCTATGCTGAACCAGAGTATGATAAAAAGACTAATACTGAGAATTTAGTTGGTACAATGGGATTAGAAGCATGGTATAATGACTTGCTTTCGGGTAAAGATGGTACGCAAATTTCATCAGTTGATGCGGCAAATTATCAAGCTCCGAATCATGCACAATCTTATCGTGCCCCTAAGAATGGTAATGACTTGTATTTGACGATTGATTCACAATTACAAGACTATTTGGAAAATCGTCTTTCAGATGTGCAACAAACATATAATCCAGTTTCTATGACTGCAGTAGTTGAAGACATGAAAACTGGTAAAATTTTAGCTGCTTCTCAAAGACCTACTTTTAATCCACAGACAAAAAAGGGAATGGACAAATCCTATCGTAATATTCTGGTACAGGATACCTTTGAACCTGGTTCAGTTTTTAAAGTTTTAACTTTATCTGCGGCTGTTGATAGTGGAAATTACCATCCTAATCAGTATTACAATTCTGGTTCGGTTTCGGTTGGAGGATCCGTAATACATGATTGGCAGTCATCAGGTTGGGGTAGTATTCCCTTTTCACAAGCTTTTCCAAGATCTAGTAATACAGGGTTCGTACACCTTGAACAACAAATGGGTGCGAAAACCTGGCATAAATATTTGAAAAAGTTTCGAATTAATCAAAAAACTGGAGTTACTCTCCCTGGTGAACAATCAGGATTGCTAGCTTTTAAATCTCCAGTTGATCAGGCAGTAACTAGTTTTGGTCAAGGAGTTAATGTTAATGTTATGCAAATGATGCAGGCCTTTAGCAGTTTGGCTAATGAAGGACAAATGGTGAAGCCGCAGTTTGTTGAAAAAGAAACTGATGCTAGTGGTAAGACAATTAAATCGTACCAAGTTCAAGATGTTGGAGATCCTGTATATTCTAAGCAAACTGCCCAAGTTGTCTTAAAAAATATGAAACGGGTTCTCAATAAGCGAATAGGGACTGGTGCAACTTATCGAATGGATCATCAAAGTATTGCTATTAAAACAGGTACTGCACAAATAGCGAATCCACATGGAGGTTATCTTAAGGGCGATAATAATTATATCTTCTCAGTTGTCGGAGTTACCCCGGCTAAAAAACCACGTTATTGTGTTTATATCACAATGAAACAACCAAGACGGATGGTGAAGCCAGCAGAAACTATTTTGGCATCAATCTTTAAGCCAGTAATGAATCGTACTATTTTAATGTCAAAAAATGAGCACGATACTACTAAATTAGTTACTGTGCCTAATCTTACTAAAATGTCGTTTCAAAGCGCAAAACAAAAAGCTAGTCAATTGGGGCTCAAACTGGTTAAGCTTGGACGGGGAAATAAGATAACTGCCCAGGCTGAAAATAAAAAAATGCAAGTTGGTAATAAGCTGTTTGTTCGTACAACCAAAAAAATCACTTGTCCAGAGATGCATGGATGGACACTTAACGACTTGCAGCAGTTTGCAACATTGGCTGATATTAAGCTAGATTTAAAAGGCAGTGGAGTAGTTCAAAAGCAGAGTATTAAACCTGGCGCGACTATTAAGCCTGGAACAAAATTAAAAATAGAATTAAAGGAGTAG
- the ftsL gene encoding cell division protein FtsL — protein sequence MADNLARKVTFNLNEKDKPNAKQRVSLNQEHVVWSGFEKVLLILGTLITLGLMFTLVSASVSATSAQHELTNVQQTVVKEQNKVSDLHQEIGELTSSARMNKIARSKGLTLIEKNIRNVH from the coding sequence ATGGCTGATAATTTAGCAAGAAAAGTTACATTTAACCTTAATGAAAAAGATAAACCAAATGCTAAGCAACGAGTGTCTCTTAACCAAGAACACGTTGTTTGGTCTGGTTTTGAAAAAGTCTTGCTAATTTTAGGAACATTAATTACATTAGGACTAATGTTTACATTAGTTTCAGCTAGTGTTTCAGCCACGTCAGCTCAACATGAGCTGACTAATGTTCAGCAAACAGTTGTTAAAGAGCAAAATAAAGTTAGTGATTTACACCAAGAAATCGGTGAGTTAACTTCAAGTGCAAGAATGAACAAAATTGCTCGAAGTAAAGGACTAACTTTAATTGAAAAAAACATTAGGAATGTTCACTAA
- the rsmH gene encoding 16S rRNA (cytosine(1402)-N(4))-methyltransferase RsmH: MEFKHTSVLLHETIDNLKPKDHGLYVDATFGGGGHAKYLLSKLNSGTLIGFDQDEFAIKSARLNFADVLANNSKPRLELVHDNFSHLNMNLVKLGYVDGIDGIYYDLGVSSPQFDQATRGFSYRFNARLDMRMDQQQSLDAYQLVNNSSQKELANILYKYGDEKFSRQIASKIVIRRQAKPIETTFELVEVIKEAIPAYARRSGGHPAKKTFQALRVAVNHELEVLEQSLEEAIKLLKPKGRISVITFQSDEDKIVKKIFKKYSEVEVPRGMPMIPDSMKPTLRLINRKPIVASTKELENNNRSHSAKLRIAEKL, encoded by the coding sequence ATGGAATTCAAACACACTAGTGTACTTTTACATGAAACAATAGATAATTTAAAACCAAAAGACCATGGCCTTTATGTTGATGCAACCTTTGGTGGTGGTGGTCATGCAAAATATTTGTTAAGCAAGCTTAATTCAGGTACTTTGATTGGTTTTGACCAAGATGAATTTGCAATAAAATCGGCTCGTTTAAACTTTGCGGATGTATTGGCAAATAATAGTAAACCGAGATTAGAATTAGTCCATGACAATTTTAGCCATTTGAATATGAACCTGGTTAAGCTAGGCTATGTTGATGGAATTGATGGAATATATTATGATCTTGGGGTATCTTCTCCTCAGTTTGATCAAGCAACGCGGGGATTTTCATACCGCTTCAATGCTCGATTAGACATGAGAATGGATCAACAGCAATCACTTGATGCCTACCAGTTGGTAAACAACTCAAGCCAAAAAGAGTTAGCAAATATTTTGTATAAATATGGTGATGAAAAATTTTCTCGTCAGATAGCCAGTAAAATTGTTATTAGAAGACAAGCTAAACCAATTGAAACAACTTTTGAGTTAGTGGAAGTTATTAAAGAAGCAATTCCGGCATATGCTAGGCGTAGCGGAGGTCATCCGGCTAAGAAAACTTTTCAGGCATTGCGCGTTGCAGTAAATCATGAGCTTGAGGTTCTTGAGCAATCGCTTGAAGAAGCCATTAAGCTGCTAAAACCTAAAGGTAGAATTAGCGTAATTACTTTTCAGTCTGATGAGGATAAAATAGTAAAAAAGATTTTTAAAAAATATTCAGAAGTTGAAGTACCACGTGGGATGCCAATGATACCAGATAGCATGAAGCCTACTCTTCGTTTAATCAATCGTAAACCTATTGTTGCTTCGACTAAAGAATTAGAGAACAATAACCGCTCACACAGTGCAAAGTTACGGATCGCGGAAAAGTTGTAA
- the mraZ gene encoding division/cell wall cluster transcriptional repressor MraZ, which yields MFMGEYHHNLDSKGRLIIPAHLREEIGEKMVFTRGMEGCIFGYTIAEWQKMESKLARLPLTKRNARSFTRLFYSGAMECEFDKQGRVNLTTTLKKHAALIKECVIVGVSDRIEIWSSERWESFSDEANENYDNIAEDLDDIEL from the coding sequence ATGTTCATGGGTGAATACCATCACAATCTTGATAGCAAAGGGCGATTAATTATCCCTGCCCATTTGCGTGAAGAGATTGGAGAAAAAATGGTATTTACTCGTGGCATGGAGGGTTGCATTTTTGGTTATACTATTGCAGAATGGCAAAAAATGGAATCTAAACTAGCCCGTCTTCCGTTAACTAAGAGAAATGCGCGTAGTTTTACGCGATTGTTTTATTCTGGTGCGATGGAATGCGAATTCGATAAACAGGGGCGTGTTAATCTGACCACAACTTTGAAGAAACACGCGGCTTTAATAAAAGAATGTGTTATTGTAGGCGTTTCAGATCGAATAGAAATTTGGTCAAGTGAACGTTGGGAAAGCTTTAGCGATGAAGCTAACGAAAACTATGATAATATCGCAGAAGATTTGGATGATATTGAGCTTTAA
- a CDS encoding DUF3397 domain-containing protein — MFLIFLAPIIGLALAFMLNKAFPKALFRGYDVLPLFFCFACHLITTKERKPEFLPYGFLLFFILVIVVAVSETIKYKNISLQKTLRQLWDYLTACTIFWYIGLLFLMI, encoded by the coding sequence ATGTTTTTGATTTTTTTGGCACCAATAATTGGCTTGGCCTTAGCATTTATGTTGAATAAAGCTTTTCCTAAGGCACTTTTTCGGGGATATGATGTTTTACCATTATTTTTTTGTTTTGCCTGTCATTTGATTACGACAAAGGAGCGAAAACCTGAATTTTTGCCCTATGGATTTTTGCTTTTCTTTATCTTAGTAATTGTAGTTGCAGTGTCTGAAACGATAAAGTACAAAAATATTTCTTTGCAAAAAACACTACGTCAATTGTGGGACTATTTGACTGCGTGCACAATTTTTTGGTATATCGGTTTATTATTCTTAATGATTTAG
- a CDS encoding DUF4044 domain-containing protein, protein MARRKKKKKSGFQKLTIFMAWLMAFITLAGILVAVIPALINNGTIG, encoded by the coding sequence ATGGCTAGAAGAAAAAAGAAGAAAAAATCTGGATTTCAAAAATTGACTATTTTTATGGCATGGCTAATGGCTTTTATTACACTAGCAGGTATCTTAGTTGCAGTTATCCCTGCACTAATTAACAACGGTACAATCGGCTAA
- the mreD gene encoding rod shape-determining protein MreD, whose translation MHSLRRFVLAFALYVALVLDGSLSFYLHQFMVIGNGACLILPIGVMLIALFDDTNEKEIWLALIVGIISDLYFWGFIGIYAVGLPLCCWLLQKVARFLPEVFWVKILVVLLTLAVLNIYSWLVLNIVGLINVSIRAMLAGILPTLGWSLIFTLLSYPIWAKLAQSYPFMVNLDNYR comes from the coding sequence ATACACTCTTTGCGCAGATTTGTTCTAGCGTTTGCACTATATGTTGCCTTAGTGCTTGATGGTAGCTTGTCATTTTATTTACACCAATTTATGGTTATTGGGAACGGCGCATGTTTAATATTACCGATAGGAGTAATGCTGATTGCCTTATTTGATGATACCAATGAAAAAGAAATTTGGTTAGCTCTTATAGTTGGAATTATCAGTGACTTATATTTTTGGGGTTTTATTGGAATTTATGCTGTCGGCTTGCCTTTATGCTGTTGGCTTTTACAAAAGGTGGCTCGGTTTTTGCCAGAAGTTTTCTGGGTAAAAATACTAGTAGTTTTGTTAACTTTAGCAGTTTTGAATATCTATAGTTGGTTGGTTTTGAATATTGTAGGATTAATTAATGTATCCATAAGAGCAATGTTAGCTGGCATATTGCCAACTTTAGGCTGGTCACTGATATTTACGCTATTGTCATATCCAATTTGGGCAAAGTTAGCTCAAAGTTATCCTTTCATGGTTAACTTAGATAATTATCGCTAA
- the mreC gene encoding rod shape-determining protein MreC, translating to MKKFLQNKKLLSVCIVIIIILSFMGVSVNLRNKRNTPIIIQSLGNDIVSVGTRIVDLPVSLVSNGLNNVHDLLETQNENNYLKSKVTQLEQTKARNSSLEAENKQLKATLKLKATLTDYTMIDASVISRTPTSWTDLLVINKGTTAGIRKNMAVMCAGGLIGRVIEVDAASAKVELITTSDKAANRFAVEATATDGKKIHGIVTVMNNNDLAFTQALDNKKLVKGTKVYTSGLGGNSPKGLLVGKVASTTRDSFGLSDLIKINPAGELNDPSVVTVIKREVAD from the coding sequence ATGAAGAAATTTCTACAAAATAAAAAATTATTGTCAGTTTGTATTGTAATTATTATCATCCTCTCTTTTATGGGTGTTAGTGTTAATTTGCGTAATAAACGTAATACTCCAATAATTATTCAGAGTTTAGGAAACGATATAGTTAGCGTAGGTACTCGGATTGTTGATTTGCCAGTTAGTTTAGTATCTAATGGTTTGAATAATGTTCATGATTTATTAGAAACACAAAATGAAAATAATTATTTAAAGAGTAAGGTAACACAACTAGAGCAAACAAAGGCACGAAACTCAAGTCTGGAAGCTGAAAATAAACAATTAAAAGCAACATTAAAATTAAAGGCAACGTTGACTGACTATACAATGATTGATGCGTCAGTTATTTCGCGAACACCAACTAGTTGGACTGATTTATTAGTTATTAATAAGGGAACAACGGCTGGTATTCGAAAAAATATGGCAGTCATGTGCGCAGGTGGTTTGATTGGGCGTGTAATTGAGGTAGATGCTGCATCTGCTAAAGTTGAACTGATTACCACTAGTGATAAGGCTGCTAATCGATTTGCTGTCGAGGCAACTGCTACAGATGGTAAAAAAATTCATGGAATTGTTACTGTAATGAACAATAATGACCTAGCATTTACCCAGGCTCTTGATAATAAGAAATTAGTTAAAGGTACTAAAGTTTATACTAGTGGATTGGGAGGCAATTCTCCTAAAGGACTGTTAGTTGGTAAAGTTGCTAGCACAACTCGTGATTCTTTTGGCTTGTCTGACCTAATTAAGATTAATCCGGCTGGTGAACTAAATGATCCTTCGGTGGTGACTGTAATTAAGCGGGAGGTAGCAGATTGA
- a CDS encoding rod shape-determining protein — translation MFGLGTKNIGIDLGTANTLVYMEGKGIVLREPSVVAKNTQTNKVIAVGSEAREMIGRTPASIVAIRPMKDGVIADYDTTAAMLKYFIEKTVGTSKPSAMICVPSGVTGVEKRAVIDAARVAGTREAYVIEEPFAAAIGAGLPVMDPTGSMVVDIGGGTTDVATISLGGIVSSTSIRQAGDKFNAAIVNYIHSNFNLLIGERTAEDIKMQIGSASIEKAKGIEAVNIRGRDLVTGLPKSVDVKAVDVAEAIQDVVQDIIIAIKETLEQTSPEIAADVIDHGIVLTGGGALLKNLPDVISEATKVPVFIAQDPLDCVAVGTGESLKNIDVIRRSHK, via the coding sequence GTGTTTGGATTAGGAACAAAAAATATTGGTATTGATTTGGGTACTGCCAATACCCTTGTTTATATGGAAGGTAAGGGGATTGTTCTTAGAGAGCCATCAGTCGTTGCCAAAAATACCCAGACTAACAAGGTGATCGCGGTTGGTTCAGAGGCTAGAGAAATGATTGGTCGAACACCTGCCAGCATCGTTGCAATTCGTCCAATGAAAGATGGGGTAATTGCTGATTATGACACAACAGCAGCTATGCTAAAATATTTCATCGAGAAAACTGTTGGAACCTCAAAACCGTCTGCAATGATTTGTGTTCCTTCCGGAGTAACAGGTGTGGAAAAACGTGCTGTAATTGATGCTGCACGGGTAGCTGGTACTCGCGAGGCTTATGTAATTGAAGAACCATTCGCTGCAGCAATTGGTGCTGGGTTACCTGTAATGGATCCTACTGGTTCAATGGTAGTTGATATTGGTGGTGGAACTACTGATGTAGCAACTATTTCGCTTGGTGGGATAGTTTCATCTACCTCGATTCGACAAGCTGGCGATAAATTTAATGCGGCGATTGTTAATTATATTCACTCTAATTTTAATTTGTTAATTGGTGAACGAACCGCTGAAGATATTAAAATGCAAATTGGTTCTGCTTCAATTGAAAAAGCTAAGGGAATTGAAGCAGTTAACATTCGTGGACGTGACTTAGTCACTGGGTTACCAAAATCTGTTGATGTTAAAGCTGTTGACGTTGCTGAAGCGATTCAGGATGTAGTCCAAGATATTATTATTGCAATCAAAGAAACACTGGAACAAACTTCTCCTGAAATTGCTGCTGATGTAATTGATCACGGAATTGTACTAACTGGTGGTGGTGCATTACTTAAGAATTTACCGGATGTTATTTCTGAAGCAACTAAGGTACCGGTCTTTATTGCACAAGATCCGCTAGATTGTGTTGCTGTCGGAACTGGCGAATCTTTGAAGAACATTGATGTAATCCGCAGAAGTCATAAATAG